The following coding sequences are from one Acidaminococcales bacterium window:
- a CDS encoding dUTP diphosphatase (catalyzes the formation of dUMP from dUTP) yields the protein MRVRGFETVTKYGGANINLPKRRTAQSAGYDIAAAESAVLKAGLVTKVPTGLKAYMRSDEFLGVHIRSGLSVNNALSLVNGQGIIDADYYNNPDNEGHIIIAFLNHSGTDVTIEKGERIAQGIFYKYLMADGDREQKKEARRGGFGSTG from the coding sequence ATGCGGGTACGCGGTTTTGAGACAGTAACAAAATACGGCGGGGCGAACATAAACCTACCGAAAAGGAGAACCGCCCAAAGCGCCGGTTATGATATTGCGGCGGCCGAAAGCGCCGTATTGAAAGCCGGGTTGGTAACAAAAGTGCCGACCGGCTTAAAAGCGTATATGCGAAGCGACGAATTCCTCGGCGTACACATAAGGTCCGGACTGTCCGTGAATAACGCGCTCAGCCTGGTCAACGGGCAGGGAATAATTGACGCTGATTATTACAACAATCCCGACAATGAAGGACATATAATCATTGCCTTTTTAAATCATTCAGGCACGGATGTAACAATTGAAAAAGGCGAGCGCATCGCACAGGGCATTTTTTATAAATACCTTATGGCGGACGGCGACCGGGAGCAAAAAAAAGAAGCCCGGCGCGGCGGGTTTGGCAGCACCGGTTAG
- a CDS encoding insulinase family protein yields MIQQTIMPNGIRVVTDSMHEVRSASLGFWVACGARQDTVCGTAHFIEHMFFKGTERRDARQLALEADRIGGQLNAFTAAEYTCYYARALDSHIEQLFDLLADMFLHSRFLPGDVKKEKQVIMQEYDMYYDDPEELAQNEFFSFVWGDHPLGRNVTGDKKDVRKINGRILANFLHDFYTPDNLVVAAAGNVRHGDICGLADKYLSGLSGQAKKIPASAPDFAAGRKFIPKDLEQSQIIWGVPGIPLADCSWHAASILCNRLGGSASSRLFQEIRETKGLAYFIDSVFSSYSDAGLFTINAAVNPEKGEFFLAALEEIMGEVAENGLTENELQDSKEQLISSLLLGLENSGGRMQRVGKLSVLGKPLIPTEELIAKIKGASLTDVAAMAARLFKGIRPAIVGLGPKCSGKALHHAGTRF; encoded by the coding sequence ATGATCCAACAAACCATTATGCCCAACGGCATCAGGGTTGTTACCGACAGTATGCACGAGGTGCGCTCGGCTTCCCTCGGCTTTTGGGTAGCCTGCGGCGCGCGGCAGGATACAGTTTGCGGCACGGCGCATTTCATCGAACACATGTTTTTCAAGGGCACCGAAAGACGCGACGCGAGGCAACTGGCGCTGGAAGCCGACCGCATCGGCGGGCAGTTAAACGCTTTCACGGCGGCGGAATATACCTGCTATTATGCCAGGGCGCTTGACTCACATATAGAACAGTTGTTTGATCTCTTGGCCGACATGTTTCTGCACTCGCGCTTTTTGCCCGGCGACGTCAAAAAAGAAAAACAAGTAATCATGCAAGAATACGACATGTACTATGACGATCCGGAAGAATTGGCGCAAAACGAGTTTTTCTCCTTCGTTTGGGGCGATCACCCTCTCGGGCGCAATGTTACAGGCGACAAAAAGGACGTCAGGAAAATAAACGGCCGGATCCTCGCCAACTTCCTGCATGATTTTTATACCCCGGACAATCTTGTTGTTGCCGCCGCCGGCAATGTTCGGCATGGCGATATTTGCGGCCTCGCCGACAAATATCTGTCCGGGCTGTCCGGCCAGGCGAAAAAAATACCGGCGAGCGCGCCGGACTTTGCCGCCGGGCGCAAATTTATCCCAAAAGACTTGGAACAGTCGCAGATAATATGGGGCGTACCGGGCATACCGCTGGCGGACTGTTCCTGGCATGCGGCCTCCATCCTGTGCAACCGTCTCGGCGGCAGCGCAAGTTCCCGCCTTTTCCAGGAAATAAGGGAAACAAAAGGGCTGGCGTATTTTATTGATTCTGTTTTCAGCAGTTACAGCGATGCCGGACTTTTTACCATAAACGCTGCGGTCAACCCGGAGAAAGGCGAATTTTTTCTGGCGGCGCTGGAAGAAATCATGGGCGAAGTGGCGGAAAACGGCCTGACCGAAAACGAATTGCAAGACTCCAAGGAACAGTTGATCAGCAGTTTGCTGCTCGGGCTGGAAAATTCCGGCGGGCGCATGCAACGCGTGGGCAAGCTGTCCGTTTTAGGAAAACCGCTCATCCCAACCGAAGAATTGATTGCCAAAATCAAAGGGGCAAGCCTAACCGATGTAGCCGCTATGGCGGCGCGGCTGTTTAAAGGCATTCGGCCGGCCATCGTCGGACTAGGGCCGAAATGTTCCGGAAAGGCGTTGCACCATGCGGGTACGCGGTTTTGA